From Paraburkholderia fungorum, the proteins below share one genomic window:
- a CDS encoding cysteine hydrolase, with the protein MKQHDAYGTSVSGQLGRDGRPRWSASDTLVDMSLPAPAPVVATLPCEPQNVRIDLRSTAIIVIDMQNDFCTNGGWVAQIGGDFNVDRAPIAPLQRLLPVLRDNGVPVIWVNWGNRPDLANMPPNQLHLYKPKGVGTGLGEPLASNGSHVLQKDSWAAAVVDELAPLPQDICVDKYRISGFWDTPLDSILRNLGIRTVMFAGVNTDQCVMHSLTDANFLGYGCVLVQDCCATSSPDFCTEATIWNVKKCFGFVTDSVRIVDALADVK; encoded by the coding sequence ATGAAACAGCACGACGCTTACGGCACAAGCGTTTCCGGTCAACTGGGCCGCGACGGACGGCCTCGCTGGAGCGCGAGCGACACGCTCGTCGACATGTCGTTGCCCGCGCCCGCGCCGGTCGTCGCGACGCTGCCGTGCGAGCCGCAAAATGTGCGGATCGATCTGCGCAGCACCGCGATTATCGTGATCGACATGCAGAACGATTTCTGCACCAACGGAGGATGGGTTGCCCAGATTGGGGGCGATTTCAACGTCGACCGCGCGCCGATTGCACCATTGCAGCGCCTGCTGCCGGTGCTGCGCGACAACGGCGTGCCGGTCATCTGGGTGAACTGGGGCAACCGGCCCGATCTCGCGAACATGCCGCCGAACCAGTTGCATCTGTATAAGCCGAAGGGTGTGGGAACCGGCCTTGGCGAACCGCTCGCGAGCAACGGTTCGCATGTGCTTCAAAAGGATTCGTGGGCGGCTGCGGTCGTCGACGAGCTTGCGCCGTTGCCGCAGGATATCTGCGTCGACAAGTATCGGATTAGCGGCTTCTGGGACACGCCGCTCGATAGCATTCTGCGTAATCTCGGCATTCGCACCGTGATGTTCGCGGGCGTGAATACCGATCAGTGCGTGATGCATTCGCTGACCGACGCGAATTTCCTCGGCTATGGCTGCGTGCTGGTCCAGGACTGCTGCGCGACTTCGTCGCCGGACTTCTGTACCGAAGCGACGATCTGGAACGTGAAGAAGTGCTTCGGCTTCGTCACCGATTCGGTGCGGATCGTCGATGCGCTGGCTGACGTCAAATGA
- a CDS encoding amidase, protein MSAFIPGPRARVAATSAGPLDGLRFAVKDLIDVAGTVTGGGNPDWLASHPAASANARCVDMLLAAGATLDGKTITDELAYSLEGENHYYGTPLNPRWPHALPGGSSSGSASAVAAGDVDFALGTDTGGSVRVPAAFCGLWGMRPTHDAISLDGVLPFAPCFDTVGWFARSLDVLAAVGDVLLPSDSVRSPTHPTQLVRVGEAFATRERNEPDDAARLVKLAESLGASTGRNVFAGDEARWLACYQHVQDFEIDATLGAWIRSTQPLFGPSIAERFARLNALDRTQASQWRALHDELRGVIATLFESNVVLIMPTTPVALLSKHASGDAIGVFYQDALTLNSLATIGGLPQITLPFVDAIDRPLALSIIGARGSDRALLALARDLYSRHTHANLQ, encoded by the coding sequence ATGAGCGCGTTTATTCCTGGTCCGCGTGCGCGGGTGGCGGCCACATCGGCGGGGCCGCTGGACGGGTTGCGCTTTGCGGTGAAGGATCTGATCGACGTGGCGGGGACGGTGACCGGCGGCGGCAATCCTGACTGGCTGGCGAGTCATCCCGCGGCGTCCGCCAATGCGCGCTGTGTCGATATGTTGCTGGCGGCCGGTGCGACGCTCGACGGCAAGACGATCACCGACGAACTCGCCTATAGCCTCGAAGGCGAAAACCATTACTACGGCACACCGCTCAATCCGCGCTGGCCGCATGCGTTGCCGGGCGGATCGTCGAGCGGCTCGGCGTCGGCGGTGGCGGCTGGCGATGTGGACTTCGCGCTCGGCACCGATACCGGCGGCTCGGTGCGCGTGCCCGCCGCGTTCTGCGGTTTGTGGGGAATGCGGCCCACGCACGACGCGATATCGCTCGATGGCGTGTTGCCGTTTGCGCCGTGTTTCGATACGGTCGGCTGGTTCGCGCGGTCTCTTGACGTACTTGCAGCAGTCGGCGACGTGTTGCTGCCTTCTGATTCTGTCCGCTCGCCGACTCATCCCACGCAGCTGGTGCGCGTGGGCGAAGCGTTTGCAACGCGCGAGCGCAACGAACCCGACGACGCTGCGCGGCTCGTCAAGCTCGCTGAATCGCTGGGTGCTTCAACCGGGCGAAACGTTTTTGCAGGCGACGAAGCGCGCTGGCTTGCGTGCTATCAGCATGTGCAGGACTTCGAAATCGACGCCACGCTAGGAGCCTGGATTCGATCGACGCAGCCGCTTTTTGGGCCGTCGATCGCTGAACGTTTTGCCAGGCTGAACGCGCTCGATAGAACGCAGGCGTCGCAATGGCGCGCACTTCACGACGAATTACGCGGCGTAATCGCCACGTTGTTCGAAAGCAATGTCGTGCTGATCATGCCGACCACGCCCGTCGCGCTGTTATCGAAACACGCGTCGGGCGATGCAATCGGCGTCTTCTATCAGGACGCGTTGACACTCAACTCGCTCGCCACTATCGGCGGCCTGCCGCAAATCACGCTGCCTTTCGTCGACGCAATCGATCGTCCGCTCGCGTTGTCGATCATCGGCGCACGCGGCAGCGATCGCGCGTTGCTGGCGCTCGCGCGCGATCTATACTCGCGGCACACGCACGCGAACCTTCAGTAG
- a CDS encoding gamma-glutamyltransferase family protein, with amino-acid sequence MHNQKSVGTTGGMVTSPHALASEAGRDVLRAGGNAIEAVIAIGAALCVTYPHFTGLGGDAFWVIGDRNGMLRTVSGIGQAATQLPAFESAIPVRGAASAITTAATVDAWHRAFEISRSAWGGTQTWSSLFDRAFEYASDGFAVTPSQHFWQTLRAGELNALPGFAATFAPNGQIPAVDERFAQPALAKSIERIARFGAREFYEGELAERIARGLKDAGSPLSASDLTRTYARDETPLRVAYRGGELVSLRPPTQGVTTLQIMGTLSRFDLRSIPEGSADYYHLLVEAVKCAFVDRDRYVSDPEFNDVPVERMLSASTLDAHARSIDQREARAWPHVFRPGDTVFIGATDSEGRSVSVLQTVYFDWGSGVVAGDTGILWHNRGASFSTNPAHHNAVLPGKRPFHTLNPGMYLKDGRPHLLFGTQGADGQPQTLAAILTRLIDYGMDPLTALARPRFLLGKTFSDTRDALKLEEDAGADVFAELAARRHEVSAIPAQSPLAGHPGVIRIDADGSVSGAHDPRSDGRALEV; translated from the coding sequence ATGCACAATCAGAAATCCGTCGGCACCACGGGCGGCATGGTCACCAGTCCTCATGCGCTGGCGAGCGAAGCCGGACGCGACGTGTTGCGCGCAGGCGGCAACGCAATCGAGGCCGTGATTGCGATCGGCGCGGCGCTGTGCGTCACCTACCCGCATTTCACCGGACTCGGCGGCGACGCGTTCTGGGTGATCGGCGATCGCAACGGCATGTTGCGCACGGTGTCCGGCATTGGCCAGGCCGCCACGCAATTGCCCGCGTTCGAGTCGGCGATTCCGGTGCGTGGGGCTGCGTCTGCGATCACGACCGCGGCGACTGTCGACGCCTGGCATCGCGCGTTTGAGATCAGCCGAAGCGCGTGGGGCGGCACGCAAACGTGGTCGTCGCTGTTCGACCGCGCATTCGAATATGCAAGCGATGGCTTTGCTGTCACACCGTCACAGCATTTCTGGCAAACGCTGCGCGCCGGAGAACTGAATGCACTGCCCGGCTTCGCAGCCACGTTCGCACCGAATGGGCAGATTCCCGCAGTCGACGAGCGCTTCGCGCAACCGGCATTAGCTAAAAGCATCGAGCGGATTGCACGTTTCGGAGCGCGCGAATTTTACGAAGGCGAACTGGCGGAGCGAATTGCACGCGGCCTGAAGGATGCGGGCTCGCCACTCAGCGCGAGCGACCTGACGCGAACCTATGCACGCGACGAAACCCCGTTGCGCGTCGCGTATCGCGGCGGAGAACTGGTGAGCCTGCGGCCGCCGACACAAGGCGTGACGACGCTGCAAATCATGGGGACGTTAAGCCGTTTCGATCTTCGCTCGATTCCCGAAGGCAGCGCCGACTACTATCACCTGCTGGTGGAAGCGGTGAAATGCGCGTTCGTCGATCGGGATCGCTACGTGTCCGATCCCGAGTTCAACGACGTGCCTGTCGAGCGCATGTTGTCGGCCTCGACCCTGGATGCGCACGCGCGCTCCATCGACCAGCGCGAAGCACGCGCGTGGCCGCACGTGTTCCGTCCCGGCGACACGGTGTTCATCGGTGCAACCGATAGCGAAGGCCGAAGCGTCAGCGTGCTGCAAACCGTTTATTTCGATTGGGGCAGCGGCGTGGTGGCCGGCGACACCGGCATTCTGTGGCACAACCGGGGCGCATCGTTCAGCACGAACCCCGCGCATCACAATGCGGTGCTGCCGGGCAAACGACCTTTTCATACGCTGAATCCCGGCATGTATCTGAAAGACGGCCGCCCGCATTTACTGTTCGGCACGCAAGGGGCCGACGGTCAGCCACAAACGCTCGCCGCAATTCTGACGCGTTTGATCGACTACGGAATGGACCCGCTAACCGCCCTCGCCCGCCCACGTTTTCTGCTCGGCAAGACCTTCTCCGATACGCGCGATGCGTTGAAGCTTGAAGAAGATGCGGGTGCCGATGTGTTCGCCGAGCTTGCGGCGCGACGGCATGAAGTGAGCGCGATACCGGCGCAGAGTCCGTTGGCGGGACACCCTGGTGTGATTCGAATCGACGCGGACGGTTCGGTTTCAGGCGCACATGATCCGCGTAGCGATGGGCGTGCGCTGGAGGTTTGA
- a CDS encoding flavin reductase family protein: MEIDFEAITEYQRYKLMASLIVPRPIALVTTLGADGTINAAPFSMFNMLGEEPPIVMISINRVTDGTLKDTAVNIVRTGEFVVHLADEAIALKMHRCGARLPPNVSELAEVGLTPVPSSHVAPPRIAEAPVAFECTIWETLETSSRQIFIGRVHRLHARDELIDTETWRVRLQHYFPVGRFGASDYVTTRDRFTLE, from the coding sequence ATGGAAATCGATTTCGAAGCGATTACCGAGTACCAGCGTTACAAGCTGATGGCGAGCCTGATCGTGCCGCGTCCCATCGCGCTCGTCACCACCCTCGGCGCGGACGGCACGATCAACGCCGCGCCGTTCTCGATGTTCAACATGCTGGGCGAGGAGCCGCCCATCGTGATGATCAGCATCAACCGTGTGACGGACGGCACGCTGAAAGATACCGCCGTCAATATCGTGCGGACGGGCGAGTTCGTCGTGCATCTCGCAGACGAGGCCATCGCACTGAAAATGCACCGCTGCGGCGCGCGTCTGCCGCCGAACGTGAGCGAGCTTGCCGAGGTCGGCCTGACGCCAGTGCCGAGTTCTCACGTCGCGCCGCCACGTATTGCCGAGGCACCGGTTGCATTCGAATGCACGATCTGGGAAACGCTTGAAACGAGTAGCCGGCAGATTTTCATTGGCCGCGTGCATCGCTTGCATGCGCGTGACGAGTTGATCGACACGGAAACATGGCGCGTGCGTTTGCAACACTATTTTCCGGTGGGCCGCTTCGGCGCGAGCGATTATGTGACGACACGGGACCGCTTTACGCTGGAGTGA
- a CDS encoding GntR family transcriptional regulator — translation MNTKAGAATARKTVREEADIDARIYQSIFDGVLNHRLTPGTKLPEPELCQLFGVGRAVVRRVLEKLAYDGIVVLRPNKGAVIAEPTPEETREIFEARRSVERMLVELAVQRASKQDIAALRQQLASEHDAMHRFDQPSWATLASGFHMRVAALAGNSILQNYLKELVSRCSLIVGVYEPPGHAPCEHAEHAAIVDCIEARDAAGAMAHMDAHLRDLQDRIETSRMRGEKSLGQLLGLTEHATSS, via the coding sequence ATGAATACGAAGGCCGGCGCGGCCACCGCTAGAAAGACCGTGCGTGAAGAAGCGGATATCGACGCACGGATCTATCAATCGATCTTCGACGGCGTGCTGAATCATCGGTTGACGCCGGGTACGAAACTGCCGGAGCCCGAGTTGTGCCAGCTATTCGGCGTGGGCCGCGCGGTGGTGCGCCGGGTGCTCGAAAAGCTCGCGTACGACGGCATTGTCGTGTTGCGTCCGAACAAAGGCGCGGTGATCGCCGAGCCGACGCCGGAAGAAACGCGCGAGATTTTCGAGGCGCGGCGTTCGGTCGAACGGATGCTGGTAGAGCTTGCCGTTCAGCGCGCGAGCAAACAGGACATTGCCGCATTGCGGCAACAACTCGCCAGCGAGCACGATGCCATGCATCGCTTCGATCAGCCTTCGTGGGCGACGCTCGCCAGCGGTTTTCATATGCGCGTCGCCGCGTTGGCCGGCAATTCGATCCTGCAAAATTATCTGAAGGAACTGGTGTCGCGCTGTTCGTTGATCGTCGGTGTCTATGAACCCCCGGGGCATGCGCCGTGTGAGCACGCCGAACATGCCGCGATTGTCGACTGCATCGAAGCACGCGACGCCGCGGGCGCAATGGCGCACATGGACGCGCATCTGCGCGATCTTCAGGACCGCATTGAAACCTCGCGGATGCGCGGTGAAAAAAGCCTGGGCCAACTGCTTGGCCTGACCGAACACGCTACTTCCAGTTAG
- a CDS encoding polysaccharide deacetylase family protein — MNDTRNMSAALNRAREPIATHGRFAYRPIIDSDAFRWPGDTGLAVYLGFNIEHFAFGEGLGAALGPVSPQPDVLNHSWREYGNRVGAWRCIELFDQLELPAGTLINTALYDHCPELIAACVARGDELIGHGHTNAHRQSDLDESGERELLLHCRERIAEASGTPPQGWLSPWISESHLTPDLLAETGYGYTLNWCHDDRPVRMATRNGKSLWSIPYPQELNDLPMMVGRHMDGRAFADMIVDQFDEMLEQANRGTQPQALVMGIALHPYLVGQPYRLRHLRRALEHIAAARARGDVWITTPGAIAGYMDDLERDGIVRPVTA; from the coding sequence ATGAACGACACACGGAATATGTCCGCAGCACTGAACCGCGCGCGCGAACCAATCGCCACGCATGGGCGCTTTGCCTACCGGCCGATCATCGACAGCGATGCATTCCGCTGGCCTGGCGACACCGGGCTTGCGGTTTATCTGGGCTTCAATATCGAACACTTTGCGTTTGGCGAAGGCCTTGGCGCGGCGCTCGGTCCGGTCTCACCGCAGCCGGATGTGCTGAACCATAGCTGGCGCGAATACGGCAATCGCGTCGGCGCATGGCGCTGCATCGAACTATTCGATCAACTCGAATTGCCGGCAGGCACGCTCATCAATACCGCGCTCTACGATCACTGCCCCGAATTGATCGCGGCCTGCGTCGCGCGTGGCGACGAATTGATCGGGCACGGCCATACGAATGCGCACCGGCAAAGCGATCTCGACGAAAGCGGTGAACGCGAACTGCTTCTGCATTGCCGCGAGCGGATTGCAGAAGCGTCGGGAACGCCGCCGCAGGGCTGGTTGTCGCCGTGGATTTCGGAGTCGCATCTGACGCCCGATCTGCTCGCGGAGACAGGCTACGGCTACACGCTGAACTGGTGTCACGACGACCGTCCGGTGCGAATGGCCACGCGCAACGGCAAGTCGCTCTGGTCGATTCCGTATCCGCAGGAACTCAACGATTTGCCGATGATGGTGGGCCGCCACATGGACGGCCGCGCGTTCGCCGACATGATCGTCGATCAGTTCGACGAGATGCTCGAACAGGCCAATCGCGGCACGCAACCTCAGGCGCTGGTGATGGGCATTGCACTGCATCCTTATCTGGTTGGACAGCCGTATCGGTTGAGGCATCTGCGGCGCGCACTCGAACATATCGCTGCGGCCCGCGCACGAGGTGACGTGTGGATCACGACGCCCGGCGCGATTGCCGGTTACATGGACGATCTGGAGCGGGACGGTATCGTGCGCCCGGTTACTGCATGA
- a CDS encoding ABC transporter ATP-binding protein, protein MIQPASTVLETKAADIELVHVSKQYGDSLAVDAIDLRIAGGQYCCLLGPSGCGKTSTLRMIAGHESVTEGDVLIAGRNVTRAEPAARGTAMVFQNYALFPHLSALDNVAFSLKMRGVAKDVRRKRAAELLELVAMSAYAERKPAQLSGGQQQRVALARALLNQPGCLLLDEPLSALDPFLRVQMRAELKRWQKELGITFVHVTHSQEEAMALADLVVVMSHGRIEQSGTPFEVFNRPRTEFVARFLGGHNVFNTNGRLFTVRADHLRVVPHGVTPVQNASGESGMTRIGGVPCKVREAEYQGTHLRMTLDPLDGSPELVSFVSDGDYDPARLGPEARVVVWWNEQDAHPLAA, encoded by the coding sequence ATGATTCAGCCTGCTTCAACGGTGCTCGAAACCAAAGCCGCCGACATCGAACTGGTGCACGTATCGAAGCAATACGGCGATTCGCTTGCCGTCGATGCGATCGACCTGCGCATTGCCGGTGGCCAGTATTGCTGCCTGCTCGGGCCGTCGGGTTGCGGCAAGACCTCGACCTTGCGCATGATCGCGGGTCATGAATCCGTCACTGAAGGTGACGTTCTGATCGCGGGCCGCAACGTCACGCGAGCGGAACCCGCTGCACGCGGAACTGCGATGGTGTTCCAGAACTACGCGCTGTTTCCGCATCTGAGCGCACTCGACAACGTCGCCTTCAGCCTGAAAATGCGCGGCGTAGCGAAGGACGTCCGGCGTAAACGCGCGGCCGAACTGCTCGAACTGGTGGCGATGTCCGCGTATGCCGAGCGCAAACCCGCGCAGTTATCGGGCGGTCAGCAGCAACGCGTGGCGCTCGCCCGCGCGCTGCTCAACCAGCCAGGCTGCCTGCTGCTCGACGAACCGCTCTCCGCACTCGATCCGTTTCTCCGCGTACAGATGCGCGCCGAACTCAAGCGCTGGCAGAAAGAACTCGGCATCACCTTCGTCCACGTCACGCACTCGCAGGAGGAAGCGATGGCTCTGGCCGATCTGGTGGTCGTCATGAGTCATGGACGGATCGAACAGAGCGGCACGCCGTTCGAAGTATTCAATCGACCGCGCACCGAGTTCGTGGCCCGCTTTCTCGGCGGCCATAACGTTTTCAACACGAATGGCCGACTGTTCACCGTTCGCGCCGATCATCTGCGGGTGGTGCCGCACGGCGTCACGCCGGTGCAAAACGCCAGCGGAGAAAGCGGCATGACGCGGATCGGCGGCGTGCCCTGCAAAGTGCGCGAAGCCGAATATCAGGGCACGCATCTGCGGATGACGCTCGATCCGCTCGACGGTTCGCCCGAACTGGTTTCATTCGTGAGCGACGGCGATTACGACCCGGCTCGACTCGGCCCCGAGGCTCGAGTCGTGGTCTGGTGGAACGAGCAGGACGCGCATCCGCTCGCGGCCTGA
- a CDS encoding ABC transporter substrate-binding protein, giving the protein MSEANESPAVAAADVKEKGLSRRTFIKGAVAAAGIAGFPYVHAQEKITLRYLGTAVNQSADIAKKFKEDTGIEIQYVPVTTDDVAKRIITQPNSFDIVDTEYFALKKLIPAGTLAGMDAKRIKLADKITPVLTRGEVNGKKIGDQGTAPKKVMFLTGARSTEFSATPTEWMTLIPTTYNADTLGIRPDLIKRPVDSWAELLNPQFKGKAALLNIPAIGIMDSAMAIEAMGHMKYGDKGNMTKAEIDQTIKILIEAKHAGQFRAFWKDFNESVNLMASGEVVIQSMWSPAVTKVRTMGIPCKFQPLKEGYRSWASGFGFPRSLQGKKLDAAYEFVNWFQDGWAGAYLMRQGYYPGVVDTAKTHMQAYEWDYWMEGKAAAQDIKAPDGQLLEKAGAVRDGGSYTQRMGAIACWNAVMDENIYMVQKWNEFIAA; this is encoded by the coding sequence ATGAGTGAAGCGAACGAGAGCCCGGCAGTGGCCGCAGCGGATGTGAAGGAAAAAGGCCTGTCGCGCCGCACGTTCATCAAGGGCGCGGTGGCGGCGGCCGGCATTGCCGGCTTTCCGTACGTGCACGCGCAGGAAAAGATCACGTTGCGCTACCTCGGCACGGCGGTCAACCAGAGCGCCGACATCGCGAAGAAGTTCAAGGAAGACACCGGCATCGAAATCCAGTACGTGCCGGTCACGACCGATGACGTCGCCAAGCGCATCATCACGCAGCCCAACTCGTTCGATATCGTCGACACCGAATACTTCGCACTCAAGAAACTGATTCCGGCCGGCACGCTCGCGGGTATGGACGCCAAGCGCATCAAACTCGCGGACAAGATCACACCGGTTCTCACACGCGGTGAAGTCAACGGCAAGAAGATCGGCGATCAAGGTACTGCGCCGAAAAAAGTGATGTTCCTGACCGGCGCACGCTCGACCGAATTCTCCGCGACGCCGACCGAATGGATGACGCTGATCCCGACCACCTATAACGCGGATACGCTCGGCATTCGTCCTGACCTCATCAAACGTCCGGTCGACAGTTGGGCCGAATTGCTGAATCCGCAATTCAAGGGCAAGGCCGCGCTGCTGAACATTCCCGCGATCGGCATCATGGATTCGGCGATGGCGATCGAGGCGATGGGTCACATGAAATACGGTGACAAGGGCAACATGACGAAGGCCGAGATCGACCAGACCATCAAAATTCTGATCGAGGCCAAACATGCGGGACAGTTCCGCGCATTCTGGAAGGACTTCAACGAAAGCGTGAATCTGATGGCCTCGGGCGAGGTGGTGATCCAGTCGATGTGGTCGCCCGCTGTCACGAAGGTTCGCACGATGGGTATTCCGTGCAAGTTTCAGCCGCTCAAGGAAGGCTACCGTTCGTGGGCGTCGGGCTTCGGTTTTCCGCGCTCGCTGCAAGGCAAGAAGCTCGATGCCGCTTATGAGTTCGTCAACTGGTTTCAGGATGGCTGGGCTGGCGCGTATCTGATGCGTCAGGGCTATTACCCGGGTGTGGTCGACACAGCCAAGACGCACATGCAGGCTTACGAATGGGACTACTGGATGGAAGGCAAAGCGGCCGCGCAGGACATCAAGGCGCCGGACGGCCAGTTGCTCGAAAAGGCCGGTGCGGTGCGTGACGGCGGTTCATACACGCAGCGTATGGGCGCGATTGCTTGCTGGAATGCGGTGATGGACGAGAACATCTATATGGTTCAGAAGTGGAACGAGTTCATCGCGGCCTGA
- a CDS encoding ABC transporter permease, translating into MATIDLPSHAQDAPVKHRRAPAWLQATPLSLTFLLFFIVPLVITLIVSFWDFNEYQIIPAFTLKNYVAIFNGCSSMTDVCVTFKTYWSTLKFCAIVWAVTLLLGFSLAYFLAFHVRTTSMQTVLFLLCTIPFWTSNVIRMISWMPLLGRNGLVNQALLGMHLIDQPLEWLLYSNFSVVLAFVHLYTFFMIVPIFNAMMRIDRSLLEAARDAGASGWQVVRDVVLPLSKTGIVIGSIFVITIVMGDFLTVGVMGGQQIASVGKIIQVETGYLQFPAAAANAIILLAVVLMIVWGLTRVVDIRKEL; encoded by the coding sequence ATGGCAACGATCGACCTTCCCTCACACGCACAGGACGCACCCGTCAAACACCGGCGTGCCCCCGCGTGGTTGCAGGCGACTCCGCTGTCGCTGACGTTCCTGCTGTTTTTCATCGTGCCGCTGGTGATCACGCTGATCGTCAGTTTCTGGGACTTCAACGAATACCAGATCATTCCCGCCTTCACGCTAAAGAATTACGTGGCCATCTTCAACGGCTGTTCGTCGATGACCGATGTCTGCGTGACGTTCAAGACGTATTGGTCGACGCTCAAGTTCTGCGCGATCGTATGGGCCGTGACATTGCTGCTCGGCTTTTCTCTCGCGTACTTTCTCGCGTTCCACGTGCGCACGACGAGTATGCAAACGGTGCTGTTCCTGCTCTGCACGATTCCGTTCTGGACTTCCAACGTGATCCGCATGATTTCGTGGATGCCGCTGCTCGGCCGTAACGGTCTCGTCAATCAGGCTCTGCTCGGCATGCATCTGATCGATCAGCCGCTCGAATGGTTGCTGTATTCGAACTTCTCGGTCGTGCTCGCATTCGTCCACCTGTACACGTTTTTCATGATCGTGCCGATCTTCAACGCGATGATGCGGATCGACCGATCGCTGCTCGAAGCAGCGCGCGACGCCGGTGCGAGCGGCTGGCAAGTGGTGCGCGATGTCGTCTTGCCGTTGTCGAAAACCGGCATTGTGATCGGTTCGATCTTCGTCATCACGATCGTGATGGGCGACTTCCTGACAGTCGGGGTGATGGGCGGGCAACAGATAGCATCGGTTGGCAAGATCATTCAGGTCGAGACAGGCTACCTTCAATTTCCCGCTGCGGCAGCTAACGCAATCATTCTGCTGGCCGTCGTGCTGATGATCGTGTGGGGTTTGACGCGGGTCGTCGACATTCGCAAGGAGCTGTGA
- a CDS encoding ABC transporter permease, which translates to MQAIRVKHRERRPASFYWLALLFGLFVLFLYGPVITIFILSFQGPEGGLTFPMRGVSLHWFAVLRDGVGDVDIWGAFGRSVKLALAVTVLTVLFSVAAGLAFRRKFRGDTAVFYVSVASLIMPSIIVSLGIGLTFRLLDNGVKYLAAAWGYQSFADTYTTSMGLFTSALGAHLTWTLPFGLLVMFAVFNRFNPAYEEASRDLGATPWQSFRHVVLPIIGPSVVGVAMFGFTLSWDEIARTSQAIGDQNTLPLELQGLTTSVTTPVIYALGTMTTLLSLTVMGACLLAVRLLAKRRAVAGLKAT; encoded by the coding sequence ATGCAGGCCATTCGCGTCAAACATCGGGAGCGCCGTCCTGCCAGTTTCTATTGGCTCGCGTTGCTGTTCGGCTTGTTCGTGCTGTTCCTGTACGGACCGGTCATCACGATTTTCATTCTGTCGTTTCAGGGGCCCGAAGGCGGTCTGACGTTCCCCATGCGCGGCGTTTCACTGCACTGGTTTGCCGTGCTGCGTGACGGTGTCGGCGATGTGGATATCTGGGGAGCGTTTGGCAGATCCGTGAAACTCGCGCTGGCGGTCACGGTGCTGACCGTGCTGTTTTCTGTCGCCGCGGGTCTCGCATTTCGCCGTAAGTTTCGTGGCGATACAGCGGTGTTTTATGTATCCGTGGCCAGCCTGATCATGCCGTCGATTATCGTTTCGCTCGGTATCGGCCTGACATTCCGTCTGCTGGATAATGGGGTGAAGTATCTCGCGGCGGCCTGGGGCTATCAGTCGTTCGCCGATACCTATACGACGTCGATGGGCCTCTTTACGTCGGCGCTCGGCGCGCATCTGACCTGGACTTTGCCGTTCGGTTTGCTGGTGATGTTCGCGGTCTTCAACCGTTTCAACCCGGCTTATGAAGAAGCCTCGCGCGACCTCGGCGCGACGCCGTGGCAAAGCTTCAGGCATGTCGTGTTGCCGATTATCGGGCCGTCGGTGGTTGGCGTTGCGATGTTCGGCTTCACGCTGTCGTGGGACGAAATCGCGCGTACGTCGCAGGCTATCGGCGATCAGAACACGCTGCCGCTCGAACTTCAGGGGCTCACCACCTCGGTGACCACGCCGGTCATTTACGCGCTCGGCACGATGACCACGCTACTGTCGTTGACGGTCATGGGCGCGTGCCTACTTGCCGTGAGACTGCTTGCGAAACGCCGCGCGGTGGCCGGTTTAAAAGCGACCTGA